GACCTACGCATTACGAGTGCGTCGCTCTGACCGACTGAGCTAAGGAGGCAGTGACCGGGACACGAAGATCCCGGCCGCTGCCCCAGTGTAGCGGACCTATGTGGTCTGCTGGCAAACGGTTCCGGCGGCGGGCACGGTGCCCGAGAGGTAGAAGGCGTCCACGGCCGAGTCGATGCAGGTCGAGCCGCGGCGGTAGGCGGTGTGGCCGGCGCCGTTCATGGTCAGCAGCCGGCCGCTGGCGAGCTGGGCGGACAGCTGCTGGGCCCACGGGTACGGGGTGGCCGGGTCGTTCGTGGTGCCGACGACGAGGATCGGCGCGGCACCTTGAGCGGAGATCTTGTGCGGGGTGCCGGTGGGCTTCGCGCCCCAGTAGGCGCAGGGCAGGCTGGACCAGTCGACCATGGGGCCGAAGAACGGCGCGGCCTTCTCGAAGGCCGGCAGCTCGGCCTCGATCTGCTGTACCGAAGTGGCCTCGTCGGGGTGGTCCACGCAGTTCACCGCGTAGTTGGCCGCGGCCTCGTTGTCCACGAAGTGGCCGGCCTGCCGGTCGTTGTACGCGTCGGCCATGGTCAGCAGGACCGTGCCGTCGCCCTTGAACGCCCGGGTCAGCGCGATGCGCAGGTCGGGCCACCAGCCCTGGTCGTACATGGCGACGGAGATGCCGGTCAGGGCGTAGGCCTCGTCCACCTTGCGCGTGGCGTCGCCGCTGATCGGGTTCGCCTCGAGGCCGGCGACCCAGTCCTTGAGCTTGGTGAACGCGGCGTCCGGGTCGTTGCCGAGCACGCAGTTGCTCTGCTTCGCGCAGTCGGTCAGGAACAGCCGCAGCTCCTTGTCGAAAGCGACGGCCTGTGTCAGGTTCTCCTGCTCGGCGGTCAGGTCGGGATCGAGCGCGCCGTCGAGGACGACGTGGCCGATCCGCTGCGGGAACTCCTGCGCGTAGACGGCGCCGAGGTAGGTGCCGTACGACTTGCCGAGGTAGGTGAGCTTCTCGTCGCCGAGCGCGGCGCGCAGGATGTCCATGTCCCTTGCGGCATAGACCGTGCCCACGTACGGCAGCAGGTTGCCTGACTTGGCCTCACACTGCTGGGCGAAGAACTTCGCCTGGGACTGGACCTTGGCGATCTGCTGCGGGTCCGACGGAACCGGCGGCGCGTCGATGAAGGTGTCCATCTGACTGTCGGTCAGGCACTGGACCGGGTCGGACTTGCCCACGCCGCGCGGGTCGAAGCCGATGAGGTCGTAGCGGGCGAGCACCTTGGCGTCGACCACGTTGCCCGACGTCGCGTACTGCAGCCCGGAACCGCCCGGCCCGCCCGGGTTGACCAGCAGCGAGCCGAGGCGGTGCGCCTGGTCGGTGGCCTGCTTGCGGACCACGGCGATGCCGATCGTGGCGCCGGAGGGGTCTGCGTAATTGAGCGGGACCTGGAGCGTGCTGCACTGGTAGCCGTTGTCGCACGCGGACCAGCTGAGCGATTGGCCGTAGAACTTGGCCAGATCGGGCGCGGTTCCGGCGGTCAGCCCCGGCTTGCCGACGGCGAAGCCGGCCGCGTGCTCCTGCGAGGAGGACGTACAGGCGGCCAACGGCAGCGCGGCCACGACCGCGCTGAGGGCTAGGTAGCGCATGGCGGCGCGAGGCGTCATCGGCGGTCCCTTCGGAGAGCTGACGGCTTGTCGGGCCGCTTCAAGTGCTGCTCAGACGATCGGCGGCAGTGCCGCATGGTTCTGACACCGTACTCCGAGCCGGTGATCCGACGGTGGTTGAGAGGGCGGAACGGGGGACGTGGCGCGGCCGACCGGGCGACGTCGGGCCGGGGGGACCGGCCGTGACTCCGGCGATGCGACCCGGCGCCCGGCTCAGCCCAGCGAAACCGCCATCGCCTCGACGGCCAGCAGCGGCGCCACGTTCGCCGCGATCGCCTCGCGCGCGCCGAGGATCGCGTCGATCCGCCGCAGCGTGTCCTCCGGCCGTGACCCGGCCGCCGACTCGGCCGCCTGCGCGGCCTGGTCGGCGTGCACCGGCTCGGGGGCGGCGCCGCCGTGGCCACCGCCGGTCAGTTGCAGCGCAAGCACGTCGCGGTAGAACGCGAGCAGGTCGGTCAGAGCCCGGTCCAGGCAGTCGCGCTGCATCCGGGTCAGCCGCCGCTTCTGCTTGGTCTCGAGCTCCTTGAGCAGCCCGGCCGAGCCGGCCACGCCGCGGGCGGATCCGGCGCCCTTGCCCTGGCCATAACCGAGGGCGAGCTTGAGCTCCTCCGTCTCGGTCGCGTCGAGGGTCTCGGTGGCCGCCTTGGCCTCGGCCTCCGCCGCGTCCACGAGCGCCTGCGCGCCGCTCAGCGCGCGGCCGAGGTCGCGCGCGTCACCCGGAAGGCGCAACACGGCTGCACGCCGGGCGGCGGCCTGCGGGTCGAGCACGAGGCTGCGGGCCCGCTCGTAGTCGCCCTGCGCCGCCCGGGCCGCGTGCATGGCCTGCTCCGGGGCGGCGCCGTCCCGCTCGACCAGGGCGGCGGCCACGTCCGCGGCGGCCGGGCTGCGCAGGGCCAGCTGGCGGCAGCGGGACAGGATGGTGGGCAGCAGGTCCCGGCTGGACGGGGCGCACAGGATCCACACCGTGCGCGCGGCCGGCTCCTCGATGCCCTTGAGCAGCACGTTGGCCGCGCCCTCGGTCAGCCGGTCGGCGTCCTCGAACACGATGATCTGCCAGCGCCCGCCGGCCGGCGCCATCGCGCAGTCGCGCACCAGCTTGCGGGCGATGT
This genomic window from Actinospica robiniae DSM 44927 contains:
- a CDS encoding alpha/beta hydrolase, coding for MTPRAAMRYLALSAVVAALPLAACTSSSQEHAAGFAVGKPGLTAGTAPDLAKFYGQSLSWSACDNGYQCSTLQVPLNYADPSGATIGIAVVRKQATDQAHRLGSLLVNPGGPGGSGLQYATSGNVVDAKVLARYDLIGFDPRGVGKSDPVQCLTDSQMDTFIDAPPVPSDPQQIAKVQSQAKFFAQQCEAKSGNLLPYVGTVYAARDMDILRAALGDEKLTYLGKSYGTYLGAVYAQEFPQRIGHVVLDGALDPDLTAEQENLTQAVAFDKELRLFLTDCAKQSNCVLGNDPDAAFTKLKDWVAGLEANPISGDATRKVDEAYALTGISVAMYDQGWWPDLRIALTRAFKGDGTVLLTMADAYNDRQAGHFVDNEAAANYAVNCVDHPDEATSVQQIEAELPAFEKAAPFFGPMVDWSSLPCAYWGAKPTGTPHKISAQGAAPILVVGTTNDPATPYPWAQQLSAQLASGRLLTMNGAGHTAYRRGSTCIDSAVDAFYLSGTVPAAGTVCQQTT
- a CDS encoding DNA polymerase III subunit delta' — protein: MSDDFEDEADEYEVGDEYGESDGYGGDEDGDGSDPSWGGQSAAAGGDAGAAAAWGELADEHEGPAPDGSAPPVGAVWAQLIGQPEAVARLGRAAVAARRVLGGAGGPSVNAMTHAWLLTGPPGSGTGQAARAFAAALECTGPRPGCGRCPQCHTTLGGTHPDVSVVRSDQLSIGVDIARKLVRDCAMAPAGGRWQIIVFEDADRLTEGAANVLLKGIEEPAARTVWILCAPSSRDLLPTILSRCRQLALRSPAAADVAAALVERDGAAPEQAMHAARAAQGDYERARSLVLDPQAAARRAAVLRLPGDARDLGRALSGAQALVDAAEAEAKAATETLDATETEELKLALGYGQGKGAGSARGVAGSAGLLKELETKQKRRLTRMQRDCLDRALTDLLAFYRDVLALQLTGGGHGGAAPEPVHADQAAQAAESAAGSRPEDTLRRIDAILGAREAIAANVAPLLAVEAMAVSLG